In one window of Syngnathus typhle isolate RoL2023-S1 ecotype Sweden linkage group LG7, RoL_Styp_1.0, whole genome shotgun sequence DNA:
- the nfat5a gene encoding nuclear factor of activated T-cells 5a isoform X1, producing MPSDFVSLLSSDLDLNSPKSLYSKESVYDLLPKELQLQQSSTQTDSTTMSQKSGGEAGPPPSAALASDATSSTSNPSASSSLAMGAPSSIGPSSSDHLKAPQHLHPTGGDGAVASEVQVMEAGAPNRSNSGAGTAAGDPGSGLGAQQPQNTPSKRRPVLSISPPPEDLFDDSQMSCLEETPVAGAPGPESEQSSSIWADDSVSNFSLVSSFSYNDNTEVPRKSRKRTPRQRPGPKPAPPEDSMDVFDADSAKAPHFVLSQLGPDKTSPMTSSLESGIAVKGGSLATQFPQRSNGKELKMLVQPETQHRARYLTEGSRGSVKDRTQQGFPTIKLEGVSEPVVLQVFVANDAGRVKPHGFYQACRVTGRNTTACTEVDIEGTTVIEIPLEPSNDMTLAVDCVGILKLRNADVEARIGVAGSKKKSTRARLAFRVSIPQTDGSTLTLQVTSSPILCTQPAGVPEILKKSLHSCSVRGGEEVFIIGKNFLKGTKVIFQENIADESSWQAEANIDMDLFHQNHLIVTVPPFHNQSITSPVSVGIFVMTNAGKSHEAQPFTYSPDSVDNTDAQAVKTEEPSFKTCIFDGQIQTVSSDQTDCSSQPPKRQEDTPMEVSSNPQPTNVFKQSPGPVVSVQQTLELSSSPHSSGESFQSSMPLQPEDVELPQAPSVFPSLESLNTIQKQDIAPTASFPMSGDPTIPPVTPEVPQQFLRDPQESIPSENSTSGGVVVVAMSQIAAPSPPQPQQSQVPLFAQEGVAQLERAVRELQAGGNTTLQQVIEAAVAQQQQQQQQQQQQQQQQLNSVLYSPTSVADTLQQHVQENMNSLRLGATDSSLSPQQQLQIQQQQMQQQHQQMQQQQQQQQQQMEQFQQQQILGNLQQQQHHLQQQQQQVLGNMQIQQQLLLQPQDQQQLQQQQILENIQQQQQQLQQNQQQVLNNIQLQDQQQNQMLSNLQQHQLQQQQSHALSNLQHQQLQEQQVLENLKQQFQAELLQPQIHSNPQVQQPVSLLQQPGEMLTIQTSFPTQPPSHTSPPQQLFQSPRPIAETQSSQQQVQAALLQNTLTVLTGGNLNTEQQSTGSALYLSPSSQSQQQQQLAFISTMETSNSQPQPVAMFHNQPQAQLSQMQHQSTPMEHQQSPQQNQQQSPQLSIGQQGSLFQSIPNHSQANPLPQNQLSQPQQTGLLLCTADLNPQTIIFSTQTQGSAPMGSIPVGLSQPETAEPMSFQDQSSLANTSTSTQNQQQSIFQEQQPMQVGTSSSSVPNNQSVELFLPQASLSGLQSTLGSQELNNQATAPGTTIFVVQSTVGVVDSPGQQPPEQLFQTNVGENVAQRGPANLFVFGIQNDTPQLLNSSGSTLPVQNQSQNTGHMQPLMEQPLAQAAPTMHSSLQSSLQAHMQTSLQNAMQANTQVTLQPVLQASIDTSLPTPMQTNLQIPSSLQNTLQGSISAAADMGKIEDLLESLQKQ from the exons AGTCTGTATATGACCTCCTCCCCAAAGAGCTCCAGCTCCAGCAGTCATCCACCCAGACCGACTCAACCACCATGAGCCAGAAGAGCGGGGGAGAGGCGGGGCCTCCTCCATCGGCAGCCTTGGCTTCAG ATGCCACATCTTCCACCTCCAAcccctctgcctcctcctccttggccATGGGAGCCCCAAGCTCCATTGGCCCGTCCTCTTCCGACCATCTCAAGGCCCCCCAGCATCTTCACCCGACTGGAGGGGATGGAGCTGTAGCGTCAGAAGTGCAAGTCATGGAGGCAGGAGCTCCCAACAGGAGCAACAGTGGAGCTGGCACTGCAGCTGGAGATCCTGGGTCAGGTCTAGGAGCTCAGCAGCCTCAGAACACTCCATCAAAGCGGAGACCTGTATTGAGCATATCCCCGCCACCTGAGGACCTGTTCGATGACAGTCAGATGTCCTGCTTAGAAGAGACCCCTGTAGCCGGGGCACCGGGGCCAGAGTCGGAGCAAAGCAGTAGCATATGGGCCGATGACTCGGTTTCCAACTTCAGTTTGGTTAGCTCCTTCTCCTACAACGACAACACAGAGGTGCCGCGCAAATCAAGAAAACGAACCCCTCGCCAGCGGCCGGGCCCCAAGCCTGCTCCCCCAGAGGACAGCATGGATGTGTTTGACGCTGACAGCGCCAAGGCGCCTCACTTTGTCCTGTCCCAGCTCGGCCCGGACAAAACTAGTCCCATGACCAG CTCTCTCGAGTCAGGGATCGCGGTCAAGGGTGGATCGCTAGCTACTCAGTTTCCTCAGAGAAGCAATGGGAAGGAGCTAAAGATGTTGGTGCAGCCTGAGACCCAACACAGGGCTCGGTATTTGACCGAGGGCAGCCGAGGTTCTGTCAAAGACCGCACACAACAAGGATTTCCTACCATCAAG TTGGAGGGTGTTAGCGAGCCAGTAGTGCTGCAGGTGTTTGTAGCAAATGACGCAGGCAGAGTGAAGCCTCACGGTTTTTACCAGGCATGCAGAGTGACTGGTCGCAACACCACTGCGTGTACGGAAGTAGACATTGAGGGCACCACTGTTATCGAGATTCCACTGGAGCCCAGCAATGATATGACACTTGC GGTAGACTGCGTAGGAATTTTGAAGCTCCGTAACGCTGATGTGGAGGCGCGTATTGGTGTGGCAGGATCCAAAAAGAAGAGCACCCGGGCTCGATTGGCCTTTAGAGTCAGCATTCCCCAGACGGATGGATCCACCCTCACCCTACAAGTCACCTCATCACCCATTCTCTGTA CTCAACCAGCGGGAGTACCAGAGATCCTGAAAAAGAGTCTCCACAGCTGCTCTGtaagaggaggagaggaagtTTTTATCATTGGAAAAAACTTTCTCAAGGGAACCAAAGTTATTTTTCAGGAGAATATTGCAG ATGAAAGCTCCTGGCAAGCGGAGGCTAATATTGACATGGATCTTTTCCATCAg AATCATTTGATTGTCACAGTTCCTCCCTtccacaaccaatcaataactTCGCCAGTTTCTGTggggatttttgtgatgaccaaTGCTGGTAAATCACATGAAGCTCAACCTTTTACATACTCTCCAGACTCAG TTGATAATACAGATGCTCAAGCAGTAAAAACTGAGGAACCTTCCTTCAAGACATGTATATTTGACGGTCAGATCCAAACTGTGTCTTCTGACCAAACTGACTGCTCTAGTCAGCCTCCGAAAAGGCAAGAGGACACACCGATGGAAGTATCTAGCAATCCACAGCCCACAAACGTGTTCAAG CAATCGCCTGGCCCGGTTGTTTCGGTGCAGCAGACACTTGAGCTCAGCTCTAGCCCTCATTCAAGCGGGGAGTCATTTCAGAGCTCTATGCCCCTACAACCTGAGGATGTAGAGCTTCCCCAGGCACCCTCTGTCTTTCCTAGTCTAGAGTCTCTAAacacaatacaaaaacaagacatTGCCCCAACAGCATCCTTTCCAATGTCAGGAGATCCAACCATCCCCCCGGTGACACCAGAAGTCCCCCAGCAGTTCCTTAGAGACCCTCAGGAAAGCATCCCTTCTGAAAATTCTACCAGTGGTGGGGTTGTGGTTGTAGCCATGTCCCAAATAGCAGCACCCTCGCCGCCCCAGCCACAGCAGTCACAAGTTCCATTATTTGCCCAGGAAGGCGTAGCTCAGCTGGAGAGGGCAGTAAGGGAACTCCAGGCTGGAGGTAACACCACACTCCAGCAGGTTATAGAGGCAGCTGtagcccagcagcagcagcaacaacaacagcagcagcagcagcaacagcagcagctaaATTCAGTGCTTTATAGCCCTACATCCGTTGCAGACACACTTCAACAGCATGTCCAAGAGAACATGAATAGTCTTAGGTTGGGCGCTACAGATAGTTCACTGTCACCACAGCAACAGCTGCAGATACAGCAACAGCAAATGCAACAACAGCATCAGCAaatgcaacaacaacagcagcagcaacagcagcaaatgGAACAGTTTCAACAACAGCAAATACTTGGTAACCTTCAACAGCAACAACATCATctccagcagcaacagcagcaagtCCTTGGAAACATGCAGATTCAACAACAACTTCTACTACAGCCGCAAGACCAACAGCAACTACAGCAGCAACAGATTCTGGAAAacattcaacaacaacaacaacagttgcAGCAGAACCAGCAACAAGTTCTAAACAACATCCAACTTCAagatcaacaacaaaatcaaatgtTAAGCAATTTGCAACAGCATCAGTTACAACAGCAACAGAGCCACGCACTGAGCAACCTGCAGCATCAACAGTTGCAGGAACAGCAAGTTTTAGAAAACCTGAAGCAGCAATTTCAGGCAGAGTTGCTCCAGCCTCAGATCCATTCCAATCCCCAAGTCCAGCAGCCGGTCTCCCTCCTTCAGCAACCTGGTGAAATGCTTACCATCCAAACCAGCTTCCCAACCCAGCCACCATCGCATACGTCACCCCCACAGCAGCTATTCCAGTCCCCCAGGCCTATTGCAGAGACCCAGAGTTCCCAACAGCAGGTTCAAGCCGCACTCCTCCAGAACACCCTGACAGTCTTGACAGGCGGCAACCTCAACACAGAGCAACAATCCACTGGGTCAGCCCTGTATCTATCGCCGAGCTCTCAgtctcagcagcagcagcaattgGCCTTCATTTCCACCATGGAGACGTCCAACAGTCAGCCCCAACCCGTTGCCATGTTTCATAACCAGCCTCAAGCTCAGCTTTCGCAAATGCAACACCAAAGCACCCCCATGGAACATCAGCAATCACCGCAGCAAAATCAACAGCAGTCACCGCAACTTTCCATTGGCCAACAGGGCTCTTTGTTCCAAAGCATACCGAACCATTCGCAAGCTAACCCCCTCCCCCAGAATCAGCTCTCCCAGCCACAACAGACAGGTCTCCTCCTCTGCACGGCAGATCTAAATCCTCAAACTATCATTTTCAGCACCCAGACCCAAGGATCAGCTCCAATGGGCAGCATCCCAGTTGGACTTTCCCAACCAGAAACAGCCGAGCCAATGTCCTTCCAGGATCAGAGCTCCTTGGCTAACACCTCGACATCCACTCAGAACCAACAGCAAAGCATTTTTCAGGAACAGCAGCCCATGCAAGTGGGCACAAGTTCTTCTAGTGTCCCCAACAATCAGTCTGTGGAGCTATTCCTGCCCCAGGCGTCCCTGTCTGGCCTACAGAGTACGCTCGGTTCGCAGGAGCTAAACAACCAGGCTACAGCTCCTGGCACGACCATTTTTGTGGTCCAAAGTACTGTAGGCGTGGTGGACAGCCCGGGCCAACAGCCCCCAGAACAGCTTTTCCAGACAAACGTGGGGGAAAATGTGGCCCAGCGAGGACCAGCcaacttgtttgtgtttggcaTCCAGAATG ACACTCCCCAGCTGCTCAACTCATCTGGCTCAACCCTTCCAGTTCAGAACCAGTCCCAGAACACAGGCCACATGCAGCCTCTCATGGAACAACCCTTGGCCCAGGCAGCACCAACCATGCACAGCAGTCTACAGAGCAGCCTGCAGGCACACATGCAGACCAGCCTGCAGAACGCCATGCAGGCCAACACTCAGGTGACCTTGCAACCCGTTTTACAGGCCAGCATAGACACAAGCCTGCCAACTCCCATGCAGACCAATCTACAGATACCGAGCAGTTTACAGAATACACTGCAAGGCTCCATATCGGCGGCGGCCGACATGGGCAAAATTGAGGACCTACTGGAAAGTCTGCAGAAGCAGTga
- the nfat5a gene encoding nuclear factor of activated T-cells 5a isoform X2, translated as MGAPSSIGPSSSDHLKAPQHLHPTGGDGAVASEVQVMEAGAPNRSNSGAGTAAGDPGSGLGAQQPQNTPSKRRPVLSISPPPEDLFDDSQMSCLEETPVAGAPGPESEQSSSIWADDSVSNFSLVSSFSYNDNTEVPRKSRKRTPRQRPGPKPAPPEDSMDVFDADSAKAPHFVLSQLGPDKTSPMTSSLESGIAVKGGSLATQFPQRSNGKELKMLVQPETQHRARYLTEGSRGSVKDRTQQGFPTIKLEGVSEPVVLQVFVANDAGRVKPHGFYQACRVTGRNTTACTEVDIEGTTVIEIPLEPSNDMTLAVDCVGILKLRNADVEARIGVAGSKKKSTRARLAFRVSIPQTDGSTLTLQVTSSPILCTQPAGVPEILKKSLHSCSVRGGEEVFIIGKNFLKGTKVIFQENIADESSWQAEANIDMDLFHQNHLIVTVPPFHNQSITSPVSVGIFVMTNAGKSHEAQPFTYSPDSVDNTDAQAVKTEEPSFKTCIFDGQIQTVSSDQTDCSSQPPKRQEDTPMEVSSNPQPTNVFKQSPGPVVSVQQTLELSSSPHSSGESFQSSMPLQPEDVELPQAPSVFPSLESLNTIQKQDIAPTASFPMSGDPTIPPVTPEVPQQFLRDPQESIPSENSTSGGVVVVAMSQIAAPSPPQPQQSQVPLFAQEGVAQLERAVRELQAGGNTTLQQVIEAAVAQQQQQQQQQQQQQQQQLNSVLYSPTSVADTLQQHVQENMNSLRLGATDSSLSPQQQLQIQQQQMQQQHQQMQQQQQQQQQQMEQFQQQQILGNLQQQQHHLQQQQQQVLGNMQIQQQLLLQPQDQQQLQQQQILENIQQQQQQLQQNQQQVLNNIQLQDQQQNQMLSNLQQHQLQQQQSHALSNLQHQQLQEQQVLENLKQQFQAELLQPQIHSNPQVQQPVSLLQQPGEMLTIQTSFPTQPPSHTSPPQQLFQSPRPIAETQSSQQQVQAALLQNTLTVLTGGNLNTEQQSTGSALYLSPSSQSQQQQQLAFISTMETSNSQPQPVAMFHNQPQAQLSQMQHQSTPMEHQQSPQQNQQQSPQLSIGQQGSLFQSIPNHSQANPLPQNQLSQPQQTGLLLCTADLNPQTIIFSTQTQGSAPMGSIPVGLSQPETAEPMSFQDQSSLANTSTSTQNQQQSIFQEQQPMQVGTSSSSVPNNQSVELFLPQASLSGLQSTLGSQELNNQATAPGTTIFVVQSTVGVVDSPGQQPPEQLFQTNVGENVAQRGPANLFVFGIQNDTPQLLNSSGSTLPVQNQSQNTGHMQPLMEQPLAQAAPTMHSSLQSSLQAHMQTSLQNAMQANTQVTLQPVLQASIDTSLPTPMQTNLQIPSSLQNTLQGSISAAADMGKIEDLLESLQKQ; from the exons ATGGGAGCCCCAAGCTCCATTGGCCCGTCCTCTTCCGACCATCTCAAGGCCCCCCAGCATCTTCACCCGACTGGAGGGGATGGAGCTGTAGCGTCAGAAGTGCAAGTCATGGAGGCAGGAGCTCCCAACAGGAGCAACAGTGGAGCTGGCACTGCAGCTGGAGATCCTGGGTCAGGTCTAGGAGCTCAGCAGCCTCAGAACACTCCATCAAAGCGGAGACCTGTATTGAGCATATCCCCGCCACCTGAGGACCTGTTCGATGACAGTCAGATGTCCTGCTTAGAAGAGACCCCTGTAGCCGGGGCACCGGGGCCAGAGTCGGAGCAAAGCAGTAGCATATGGGCCGATGACTCGGTTTCCAACTTCAGTTTGGTTAGCTCCTTCTCCTACAACGACAACACAGAGGTGCCGCGCAAATCAAGAAAACGAACCCCTCGCCAGCGGCCGGGCCCCAAGCCTGCTCCCCCAGAGGACAGCATGGATGTGTTTGACGCTGACAGCGCCAAGGCGCCTCACTTTGTCCTGTCCCAGCTCGGCCCGGACAAAACTAGTCCCATGACCAG CTCTCTCGAGTCAGGGATCGCGGTCAAGGGTGGATCGCTAGCTACTCAGTTTCCTCAGAGAAGCAATGGGAAGGAGCTAAAGATGTTGGTGCAGCCTGAGACCCAACACAGGGCTCGGTATTTGACCGAGGGCAGCCGAGGTTCTGTCAAAGACCGCACACAACAAGGATTTCCTACCATCAAG TTGGAGGGTGTTAGCGAGCCAGTAGTGCTGCAGGTGTTTGTAGCAAATGACGCAGGCAGAGTGAAGCCTCACGGTTTTTACCAGGCATGCAGAGTGACTGGTCGCAACACCACTGCGTGTACGGAAGTAGACATTGAGGGCACCACTGTTATCGAGATTCCACTGGAGCCCAGCAATGATATGACACTTGC GGTAGACTGCGTAGGAATTTTGAAGCTCCGTAACGCTGATGTGGAGGCGCGTATTGGTGTGGCAGGATCCAAAAAGAAGAGCACCCGGGCTCGATTGGCCTTTAGAGTCAGCATTCCCCAGACGGATGGATCCACCCTCACCCTACAAGTCACCTCATCACCCATTCTCTGTA CTCAACCAGCGGGAGTACCAGAGATCCTGAAAAAGAGTCTCCACAGCTGCTCTGtaagaggaggagaggaagtTTTTATCATTGGAAAAAACTTTCTCAAGGGAACCAAAGTTATTTTTCAGGAGAATATTGCAG ATGAAAGCTCCTGGCAAGCGGAGGCTAATATTGACATGGATCTTTTCCATCAg AATCATTTGATTGTCACAGTTCCTCCCTtccacaaccaatcaataactTCGCCAGTTTCTGTggggatttttgtgatgaccaaTGCTGGTAAATCACATGAAGCTCAACCTTTTACATACTCTCCAGACTCAG TTGATAATACAGATGCTCAAGCAGTAAAAACTGAGGAACCTTCCTTCAAGACATGTATATTTGACGGTCAGATCCAAACTGTGTCTTCTGACCAAACTGACTGCTCTAGTCAGCCTCCGAAAAGGCAAGAGGACACACCGATGGAAGTATCTAGCAATCCACAGCCCACAAACGTGTTCAAG CAATCGCCTGGCCCGGTTGTTTCGGTGCAGCAGACACTTGAGCTCAGCTCTAGCCCTCATTCAAGCGGGGAGTCATTTCAGAGCTCTATGCCCCTACAACCTGAGGATGTAGAGCTTCCCCAGGCACCCTCTGTCTTTCCTAGTCTAGAGTCTCTAAacacaatacaaaaacaagacatTGCCCCAACAGCATCCTTTCCAATGTCAGGAGATCCAACCATCCCCCCGGTGACACCAGAAGTCCCCCAGCAGTTCCTTAGAGACCCTCAGGAAAGCATCCCTTCTGAAAATTCTACCAGTGGTGGGGTTGTGGTTGTAGCCATGTCCCAAATAGCAGCACCCTCGCCGCCCCAGCCACAGCAGTCACAAGTTCCATTATTTGCCCAGGAAGGCGTAGCTCAGCTGGAGAGGGCAGTAAGGGAACTCCAGGCTGGAGGTAACACCACACTCCAGCAGGTTATAGAGGCAGCTGtagcccagcagcagcagcaacaacaacagcagcagcagcagcaacagcagcagctaaATTCAGTGCTTTATAGCCCTACATCCGTTGCAGACACACTTCAACAGCATGTCCAAGAGAACATGAATAGTCTTAGGTTGGGCGCTACAGATAGTTCACTGTCACCACAGCAACAGCTGCAGATACAGCAACAGCAAATGCAACAACAGCATCAGCAaatgcaacaacaacagcagcagcaacagcagcaaatgGAACAGTTTCAACAACAGCAAATACTTGGTAACCTTCAACAGCAACAACATCATctccagcagcaacagcagcaagtCCTTGGAAACATGCAGATTCAACAACAACTTCTACTACAGCCGCAAGACCAACAGCAACTACAGCAGCAACAGATTCTGGAAAacattcaacaacaacaacaacagttgcAGCAGAACCAGCAACAAGTTCTAAACAACATCCAACTTCAagatcaacaacaaaatcaaatgtTAAGCAATTTGCAACAGCATCAGTTACAACAGCAACAGAGCCACGCACTGAGCAACCTGCAGCATCAACAGTTGCAGGAACAGCAAGTTTTAGAAAACCTGAAGCAGCAATTTCAGGCAGAGTTGCTCCAGCCTCAGATCCATTCCAATCCCCAAGTCCAGCAGCCGGTCTCCCTCCTTCAGCAACCTGGTGAAATGCTTACCATCCAAACCAGCTTCCCAACCCAGCCACCATCGCATACGTCACCCCCACAGCAGCTATTCCAGTCCCCCAGGCCTATTGCAGAGACCCAGAGTTCCCAACAGCAGGTTCAAGCCGCACTCCTCCAGAACACCCTGACAGTCTTGACAGGCGGCAACCTCAACACAGAGCAACAATCCACTGGGTCAGCCCTGTATCTATCGCCGAGCTCTCAgtctcagcagcagcagcaattgGCCTTCATTTCCACCATGGAGACGTCCAACAGTCAGCCCCAACCCGTTGCCATGTTTCATAACCAGCCTCAAGCTCAGCTTTCGCAAATGCAACACCAAAGCACCCCCATGGAACATCAGCAATCACCGCAGCAAAATCAACAGCAGTCACCGCAACTTTCCATTGGCCAACAGGGCTCTTTGTTCCAAAGCATACCGAACCATTCGCAAGCTAACCCCCTCCCCCAGAATCAGCTCTCCCAGCCACAACAGACAGGTCTCCTCCTCTGCACGGCAGATCTAAATCCTCAAACTATCATTTTCAGCACCCAGACCCAAGGATCAGCTCCAATGGGCAGCATCCCAGTTGGACTTTCCCAACCAGAAACAGCCGAGCCAATGTCCTTCCAGGATCAGAGCTCCTTGGCTAACACCTCGACATCCACTCAGAACCAACAGCAAAGCATTTTTCAGGAACAGCAGCCCATGCAAGTGGGCACAAGTTCTTCTAGTGTCCCCAACAATCAGTCTGTGGAGCTATTCCTGCCCCAGGCGTCCCTGTCTGGCCTACAGAGTACGCTCGGTTCGCAGGAGCTAAACAACCAGGCTACAGCTCCTGGCACGACCATTTTTGTGGTCCAAAGTACTGTAGGCGTGGTGGACAGCCCGGGCCAACAGCCCCCAGAACAGCTTTTCCAGACAAACGTGGGGGAAAATGTGGCCCAGCGAGGACCAGCcaacttgtttgtgtttggcaTCCAGAATG ACACTCCCCAGCTGCTCAACTCATCTGGCTCAACCCTTCCAGTTCAGAACCAGTCCCAGAACACAGGCCACATGCAGCCTCTCATGGAACAACCCTTGGCCCAGGCAGCACCAACCATGCACAGCAGTCTACAGAGCAGCCTGCAGGCACACATGCAGACCAGCCTGCAGAACGCCATGCAGGCCAACACTCAGGTGACCTTGCAACCCGTTTTACAGGCCAGCATAGACACAAGCCTGCCAACTCCCATGCAGACCAATCTACAGATACCGAGCAGTTTACAGAATACACTGCAAGGCTCCATATCGGCGGCGGCCGACATGGGCAAAATTGAGGACCTACTGGAAAGTCTGCAGAAGCAGTga